A region of the bacterium genome:
CGCGGCCGTCCTGCGGCACCCTGCGCTCGGCTATGTCCATGTTCGCGATGATCTTGATGCGCGTGACGATCGGCAACTGCATCTGCTTGGGGAGTATGATCCTCTCCTCGAGGACTCCGTCTATGCGGTTGCGAATCTTGATGGCGCCCGCCTGCGGCTCGATGTGTATGTCGCTGGCGTTCTCCCTCACCGCCGTGCGCATGATCCTGTTGACCTCGGAGACGATGCGGGCGCCGGACGCTATCTCGCGAAGCCTGTCCGCCACCTCTTCCCCGGTGTCGGCGCCGTACTCCACCACCTCGATCTCGTCGGCCTTCTCATCGGAGGGTTCCACCAGCCTATAGCTCTCCGCCACCAACTTCTCGATCTCGGCCGCCGAGGCAAGCACCGGCTGAATGCGGCACTTGAGCGCGCTGCGGAGGTCGTCCAGAGCGAAGACGTCCAGTGGGTCGGCCATCGCCACCGTGATGGTGTCCTCGATCTTGAAGAGCGGCATGAAGTGATATTTCTTGGCGAGGCTCACGGGCACCAGTTTGATGACCTCCTGGTCTATCGTATAGTCCTTCAGCGACATGAAAGGGATATTGAGCCGCTGGCTCAGGAACTCGAGGACCTGCTCCTCCGAAATGAAACCCTTCTTGATAAGGACATGCCCGAGGTCGCCGCCGAGGTTCTTGAGGGTCTCCTGGGCAACGGCCAGCTGGTCAGGGCTGATGAGCCCCTCATCCACCAGCTTCTGTCCGATATTGTCCAGGACCTGGAAACTGACCTGAGCCATCGCATCCCCCTGCAAATATAAAATCTTAGCAGGCAAGGAGGGTCAGGTCAACGCGCTTGGTGATTGGCTTCATCAGGATTCATATGATATAGGGTGTCTCGATGCGCCTTCTCGATGACAATCCTCCCTCTGCGCCGGTCTATGCAGCTCCCATAGCAGCACTGGTAGTGGCCCTGGGCGCCATCATAATCACGGGGTTCGACGTCTGGTGGCAGCTCGCAACAGGATGGGTGATAGTCAATCTCAAGATCATCCCAGGCAACGACATATTCTCATTCACCGCCTTCGGAGCGCCCTGGATCAACCACCAGTGGCTCTTCCAGGTGGTCCAGTGGCTGATCTTCGATCACCTGGGAGAGAGCGGCCTGGTCTTCTTCAAGGCGGCCCTGCTCGGCAGCGGCACATGGCTGGTCTTCCGAACGACCTCATACCTCACATCGTCCAGAGACATGGCGCTGTGGAGCGCAATCATATTCCTCTGGGGGGTCTCGTTTCGCGTCATGAACAGGCCGTTCATGGTCGTCATCATCCTGATAGGCGTTTACTGCCTCATCATCCACAGATACATAAGGCGCGATACAAAGGCGATATGGCTGCTCCCCCTGCTGCAGGTGATCTGGATCAACTGCCACGGCGGCGGCCTCCTGGGGCCCGCTTTCGTCCTCGCCTTCGCCGTTGGAGAGACGGTGCAAACACTTCTGCCTTCCGGATTCGGCGGGCCTCCCCCCATCGAAAGGCGCAAGATCGAGAGGCTGTGGCTCATAGGACTGGCCTGCATCGCCACGAGCCTCATAAACCCCTGGGGAGCGGAAATATTTCAGTATTTCACCGACTTGAAGAAAATGGGGACCGTGCTCATGTACACGCAGGAATGGTTCCCGCCGCTCAACCCCAAGCTGGACTATTCGATACCACCGTACATCTATATGTTGACCGTGCTCGGCACGTTCGTCTCTTTTGTGTGCAACGCAAAGAGGGCGCGGCTTTCCTTTCTCTTTGTGTCAGGCTTCACGTCTCTCCTGCTGATCCGCGGACACCGCTTCGGGCCCGAGATGCTCGTCGCGAATCTCCCGCTGATGTTCATGAATTTCAAGGAAAGCCTCTTGCCCGCGCGCGCGCCCAGACCGCAGCGATCGTGGATCCACGTCTGCCTGGCCTCCGTCATCGCGGCGCTGGTGCTGATATTCGGGGTGCCCATCTCGATGGTAGACAAACCCATCGTGAGGATGGGGCTGGGGGCGCCCGCCTTTTCAGCGCCCACGCACCTGGTGGATTTTCTGGAATACCATAACATCAGGGGCAGGGTCTTCAACGACATGGGCCTGGGCGCATACATGATCTTCAGGCGCTGGCCGAGAGAGCGGGTCTTCATCGACGGCCGCACGCCGGTATACGGCGACGAGTTCTTCAAGGAGTTCATCGAGGCATCAAACAACTCGCGCAACTTCGACGAAACCATGGAGCGTTACGACATCGACTACCTCGTCTTCAACAGGATCAATCTCTGGGGAAGCCGCCACATGCACAAGTACCTCTGGGAGAGCAAGAAGTGGCGCCTCATTTACGCCATGGAGGACGGGCTGATCTACCTCAAGGACGT
Encoded here:
- a CDS encoding ATPase, T2SS/T4P/T4SS family, which encodes MAQVSFQVLDNIGQKLVDEGLISPDQLAVAQETLKNLGGDLGHVLIKKGFISEEQVLEFLSQRLNIPFMSLKDYTIDQEVIKLVPVSLAKKYHFMPLFKIEDTITVAMADPLDVFALDDLRSALKCRIQPVLASAAEIEKLVAESYRLVEPSDEKADEIEVVEYGADTGEEVADRLREIASGARIVSEVNRIMRTAVRENASDIHIEPQAGAIKIRNRIDGVLEERIILPKQMQLPIVTRIKIIANMDIAERRVPQDGRVRIRLAGHLLDMRISTYPTMYGEKVVIRLLAKEQVLGLESLGMYLEERTVFEKIITA